One genomic region from Shewanella aestuarii encodes:
- a CDS encoding MOSC domain-containing protein, translating to MSKRLVDRMSGLYLGDQIEMRNGVASCINQKHSVEKLTVQFNRVVGNGEADPKHHGGLDRVIHHFPREHYGQYRRWDLMSSFKDAPSMGENISTVGLNESQINIGDIVQVGDVTLQVTQPRSPCFKLNQQFGHQDFALVMQKTRMCGWFYKVLSEGDIGLSDSVHLIERLSHISVSRAMEIYFLKDFDALQYQMLLECPGLAQSWVDSLQHRLNTESIEEWQMRLYGKAS from the coding sequence GTGAGTAAACGATTAGTGGATCGGATGTCGGGTTTATACCTAGGTGATCAGATAGAAATGCGTAACGGTGTTGCAAGTTGCATCAATCAAAAACATTCGGTTGAGAAGCTAACGGTGCAATTTAATCGCGTGGTGGGTAATGGTGAGGCTGATCCGAAACATCATGGAGGGTTAGATCGCGTTATACATCATTTCCCTCGGGAGCATTACGGTCAGTATCGTCGCTGGGACTTAATGTCCTCTTTTAAAGATGCGCCCTCTATGGGAGAAAATATCAGTACCGTTGGCCTTAATGAATCACAAATAAACATTGGTGATATTGTTCAAGTTGGGGATGTCACCCTGCAAGTGACTCAGCCGCGCTCACCTTGCTTTAAACTGAATCAGCAATTTGGCCATCAAGATTTTGCATTGGTTATGCAAAAAACGCGTATGTGTGGCTGGTTTTATAAGGTGCTGTCTGAAGGGGATATCGGGTTGAGCGACTCGGTCCACTTAATTGAGCGGCTCTCTCATATCAGTGTTTCTCGGGCAATGGAGATTTACTTTTTAAAAGACTTTGATGCGCTGCAATATCAAATGTTGCTCGAATGCCCCGGGCTGGCACAAAGTTGGGTTGATTCACTACAGCATAGATTAAACACTGAATCTATTGAAGAATGGCAAATGCGCTTGTATGGTAAAGCAAGTTAA
- a CDS encoding DUF4870 domain-containing protein, protein MEDFQESIDKQARDMGVLIYAASFAGYIIPLGSILGPLIVWLMKRDEFEFANQCGKNCLNFKISLFIYVMISMVLAFVGIGFILLGVLALMDIICTIIAIIKATEGKAYQYPLTIKFLK, encoded by the coding sequence ATGGAAGATTTTCAAGAATCAATCGATAAGCAAGCTAGGGACATGGGCGTACTTATTTATGCTGCTAGTTTTGCCGGATATATTATTCCACTAGGCAGTATTTTAGGACCCCTCATTGTGTGGTTAATGAAGCGAGATGAGTTTGAGTTTGCTAATCAATGCGGCAAAAACTGTTTGAACTTCAAAATTAGCTTGTTTATTTATGTCATGATCTCAATGGTATTAGCCTTTGTGGGTATAGGTTTTATTTTATTAGGCGTATTAGCCCTAATGGATATTATCTGTACCATTATCGCGATTATTAAAGCTACTGAAGGCAAGGCTTATCAATACCCTTTAACAATTAAGTTTTTAAAATAA
- a CDS encoding electron transfer flavoprotein-ubiquinone oxidoreductase codes for MERESMEFDVVIVGAGPSGLATACRLMQISKDAEKEITVCVVEKGSEVGAHILSGAVFQPDVLDELFDDWRDSDIPLTTQVTHDDIYLLNSSTTSKLIPNSLVPKTMHNEGNYIISAGNLARWLANRAEAMGVEIFPGFAASELLFNDDNSVKGILIGDMGVGADGQPKDSYMPGMELHAKYTVFSEGCRGHLGKQLIEKYHLDNGKTPQHYGLGFKEIWKVPAEQHELGKVVHTGGWPLNNGSSGGGFLYHMEDNQVAVGLIVDLNYKNPHLSPFDEFQRYKTHPVIAQYLTGGERITYGARAITKGGLNSLPKMSFPGGLIIGCNAGTLNFSKIKGIHTAIKSGIVAAETLGEGLIAGLEGGKDLDCFQTRFEESWLHKELFKSRNFGPALHKFGTFVGGAFNFIDQNWFGGKFPITLRDTTPDYANMGLASDYAKIDYPKPDGKLSFDKLSSVYLSNTYHEEDQLCHLKLKDKSIPIAVNLVKFDEPAQRYCPAGVYEVVEEAGEKKFVINGQNCIHCKTCDIKDPSQNITWVTPEGGGGPNYPNM; via the coding sequence ATGGAACGTGAGTCAATGGAGTTCGACGTAGTCATTGTTGGCGCAGGCCCTTCAGGTTTAGCAACAGCATGCCGTTTAATGCAAATATCAAAAGATGCCGAAAAAGAGATCACCGTCTGTGTGGTTGAAAAAGGATCTGAAGTTGGTGCCCATATTTTATCTGGCGCCGTATTTCAGCCCGATGTACTCGACGAGCTTTTTGATGACTGGCGTGATAGCGATATTCCATTAACTACTCAAGTTACTCATGATGACATCTACCTATTAAATTCATCAACAACATCTAAATTAATACCTAACAGCCTTGTGCCAAAAACCATGCACAATGAAGGCAACTATATTATCAGTGCTGGTAATCTTGCACGCTGGTTAGCTAATCGCGCTGAAGCGATGGGGGTTGAAATTTTCCCCGGATTCGCTGCCAGTGAATTACTGTTTAATGATGACAACAGCGTAAAAGGTATCCTAATTGGTGACATGGGTGTTGGCGCAGATGGCCAACCCAAAGACAGCTATATGCCAGGTATGGAACTTCATGCTAAATACACTGTTTTTTCAGAAGGTTGTCGTGGCCACTTAGGTAAGCAGCTCATTGAAAAATACCATTTAGATAATGGCAAAACGCCACAACATTATGGCTTAGGTTTTAAAGAGATTTGGAAAGTACCTGCAGAACAACACGAGTTAGGAAAAGTTGTCCATACTGGTGGATGGCCATTAAATAACGGCTCATCGGGTGGTGGCTTTTTATATCACATGGAAGACAACCAAGTTGCAGTTGGGCTAATTGTTGACCTTAATTACAAAAATCCACACCTCAGTCCATTTGACGAATTCCAACGCTATAAAACTCACCCTGTTATCGCCCAGTATTTAACTGGTGGTGAGCGCATAACTTATGGTGCTCGTGCCATCACAAAAGGTGGCCTAAATTCACTGCCTAAAATGAGCTTCCCAGGCGGCCTTATCATTGGTTGTAACGCAGGCACACTTAACTTTTCTAAAATTAAAGGTATTCATACCGCAATTAAGAGTGGCATTGTGGCTGCTGAAACTTTAGGCGAAGGTTTAATTGCAGGTCTGGAAGGCGGTAAAGATTTAGATTGCTTTCAAACTCGCTTTGAAGAAAGCTGGTTACATAAGGAGCTATTTAAATCTCGCAACTTTGGTCCAGCATTACATAAGTTTGGCACCTTTGTTGGCGGCGCATTTAACTTTATTGACCAAAATTGGTTTGGTGGAAAATTCCCTATCACACTTAGAGACACCACCCCTGATTACGCCAATATGGGATTAGCGAGCGATTATGCCAAAATCGATTATCCAAAGCCTGACGGCAAATTGAGTTTTGACAAACTATCTTCGGTTTATTTATCTAATACCTACCATGAAGAAGATCAGCTTTGTCATTTAAAGTTAAAAGATAAGAGCATTCCTATTGCTGTTAATTTAGTAAAATTCGATGAACCTGCACAGCGTTATTGCCCAGCAGGGGTTTATGAGGTGGTTGAAGAAGCCGGCGAGAAAAAGTTTGTCATCAATGGCCAAAACTGCATTCACTGTAAAACCTGTGATATTAAAGACCCTAGCCAAAATATTACTTGGGTAACACCTGAGGGCGGCGGCGGCCCAAATTATCCAAATATGTAA
- the moaA gene encoding GTP 3',8-cyclase MoaA, whose product MSQLQDNFGRKFHYLRMSVTDVCNFKCSYCLPDGYRPDGKPSFLTLTEIENLVAAFGEVGTQKIRITGGEPTLRKDFTDIVRIVADNPNIHTVATTTNGYRLAKNAKEWYDAGLRRINVSVDSLDPRMFYQITGENKFDEVMRGIDAALEAGFERVKVNAVLLKDLNDKDLPRFLHWIKHTPIDLRFIELMETGLGHDYFKAHHLAGADIKARLMAEGWLYDQPGKDDGPAQNFSRPDHKGRIGLIMPYAKNFCASCNRLRVSAKGKLHLCLFTENGLDLRDLLQHPEQRAELIERLHGQLTQKEQTHYLHQGITGVTQHLASIGG is encoded by the coding sequence ATGTCCCAATTACAAGACAATTTTGGTCGGAAGTTTCACTATTTGCGAATGTCAGTCACTGACGTTTGTAATTTCAAATGCTCCTACTGTTTACCTGATGGTTACCGTCCCGACGGCAAGCCAAGCTTTTTGACACTTACTGAAATCGAAAATTTAGTTGCCGCCTTTGGTGAGGTCGGTACTCAAAAAATTCGTATTACTGGTGGTGAGCCCACTTTACGTAAAGATTTTACCGATATTGTGCGTATCGTGGCCGACAACCCCAACATTCATACTGTTGCAACCACAACCAATGGCTACCGCTTAGCTAAAAATGCCAAAGAATGGTACGACGCAGGTTTGCGCCGTATTAATGTGTCGGTAGATAGCTTAGACCCTCGGATGTTTTATCAAATTACTGGTGAAAACAAATTTGATGAAGTCATGCGTGGTATTGATGCGGCCCTTGAGGCAGGTTTTGAGCGAGTCAAAGTCAATGCGGTTCTGCTTAAAGACTTAAACGATAAAGATTTGCCGCGTTTTTTGCATTGGATTAAGCACACGCCGATTGATTTACGCTTTATTGAATTAATGGAAACCGGCTTAGGTCATGACTATTTTAAAGCGCACCATTTAGCGGGTGCCGACATCAAAGCGCGTTTAATGGCAGAAGGTTGGTTATATGACCAGCCAGGTAAAGATGATGGTCCTGCGCAAAACTTTAGTCGTCCTGATCATAAGGGCCGTATTGGTTTAATCATGCCATATGCCAAAAACTTTTGTGCCAGCTGTAACCGTTTAAGGGTGTCAGCCAAAGGTAAGCTTCACTTGTGTTTGTTTACCGAAAATGGCCTTGATTTACGTGATTTATTACAACATCCTGAGCAGCGTGCAGAGCTTATCGAGCGCTTACATGGGCAATTGACTCAAAAAGAGCAAACCCATTATTTACATCAAGGGATCACAGGTGTCACGCAGCATCTGGCATCCATTGGTGGCTAG
- the moaC gene encoding cyclic pyranopterin monophosphate synthase MoaC gives MSNRFTHINADGNAHMVDVTEKAVTEREARAEAFIEMAPSTLEMIMSGSHHKGDVFATARIAGIQAAKKTADLIPLCHPLMLTKVEVDLVAEPEFNRVRINSLCKLSGKTGVEMEALTAASVAALTIYDMCKAVQKDMVISQVKLLEKRGGKSGHFKA, from the coding sequence ATGAGCAATCGTTTTACCCATATTAACGCCGATGGCAATGCCCATATGGTCGATGTGACTGAAAAAGCAGTTACCGAACGCGAAGCACGTGCAGAAGCATTCATTGAAATGGCACCAAGCACATTAGAGATGATCATGAGCGGCAGTCATCATAAAGGTGATGTGTTTGCGACTGCGCGCATAGCGGGTATTCAAGCTGCGAAAAAAACCGCCGATCTTATCCCTTTATGTCATCCACTCATGCTCACTAAAGTTGAGGTTGATTTGGTGGCTGAGCCTGAATTTAATCGTGTACGTATTAACAGCTTATGTAAGTTATCAGGTAAAACAGGTGTTGAAATGGAAGCGTTAACCGCGGCGTCTGTAGCGGCATTAACCATTTATGATATGTGTAAAGCCGTACAAAAAGACATGGTGATTTCACAGGTTAAATTGCTTGAAAAACGTGGCGGCAAATCGGGTCACTTTAAAGCCTAA
- the moaD gene encoding molybdopterin synthase sulfur carrier subunit, translated as MIQVLFFAQVRELLGTAKLEFSAQGINNTEQLRAALAAQDDKWAKVMASDKLLVAVNQTISNWEASVADGDEVAFFPPVTGG; from the coding sequence ATGATCCAAGTATTATTTTTTGCCCAAGTGCGTGAGTTATTGGGTACTGCAAAGCTTGAGTTTTCTGCGCAAGGCATTAACAACACAGAGCAATTACGTGCCGCTTTAGCTGCTCAAGATGATAAATGGGCCAAAGTGATGGCATCTGACAAGTTATTGGTCGCGGTCAATCAAACCATTAGCAACTGGGAGGCAAGCGTTGCTGATGGTGACGAAGTGGCCTTTTTCCCACCAGTAACCGGGGGCTAA
- the moaE gene encoding molybdopterin synthase catalytic subunit MoaE — MSQLPTIRVQTADFDVAHEYELLAKDNSDGAVVTFVGKVRDFNDGNPVTDLTLEHYPGMTEAVLQQIAQQAHERWPLNFVTIIHRVGTMALGEQIVFIGVTSAHRKAAFAACEFLIDFLKTKAPFWKLEAGDTGSHWVEARDSDEQAAKMWQQD, encoded by the coding sequence ATGAGCCAACTGCCAACTATTCGGGTGCAAACTGCTGATTTTGATGTGGCCCATGAGTATGAGTTACTAGCAAAGGATAACAGCGATGGTGCTGTAGTTACTTTTGTGGGTAAAGTGCGTGATTTCAATGATGGTAATCCTGTAACGGATTTAACATTAGAGCACTACCCAGGTATGACTGAAGCGGTATTGCAGCAAATTGCGCAGCAAGCGCATGAGCGTTGGCCGCTTAACTTTGTGACGATTATTCATCGTGTTGGCACCATGGCACTAGGTGAGCAAATCGTATTTATTGGCGTAACTAGCGCCCACCGTAAAGCGGCTTTTGCTGCATGTGAGTTTCTAATCGATTTTTTAAAAACCAAAGCTCCTTTTTGGAAATTGGAAGCCGGTGACACTGGTAGTCATTGGGTTGAAGCCCGTGATAGCGATGAACAAGCGGCCAAAATGTGGCAACAGGATTAG
- the modA gene encoding molybdate ABC transporter substrate-binding protein codes for MGCFQALSSKINILQVTFLVCFLSVFTTFTVVAANPPNIAVAASMKFAIDDIAKQFTQQTGFRLRLSYGSSGNFASQIQHGAPFELLLSADEIYPNKLIEAGLTQDAGEVYAIGRLALAVPKHSQMHLDGQLNGLKQLIDGHKLQRFAIANPEHAPYGERAKQALQTKGLWQDIEKNIILGENASQAAQFAVSGSTQGGIVPLSLAMSDNFSRMGNYVVIADELYDPINQRMVLVNNASSVAQQFYAFILSAPAHHILRQYGFDVPPITASKSNELTTMEGR; via the coding sequence GTGGGTTGTTTTCAAGCTTTATCTAGCAAGATTAATATTTTGCAGGTGACCTTTCTTGTTTGCTTTTTAAGTGTGTTCACGACATTTACTGTTGTGGCCGCTAATCCACCCAATATCGCCGTAGCTGCCAGCATGAAATTCGCCATTGACGATATTGCCAAGCAGTTTACTCAACAAACTGGTTTTAGATTACGCTTAAGCTATGGTTCTTCAGGGAATTTCGCGAGTCAAATTCAGCATGGCGCTCCGTTTGAGCTTTTGCTTAGCGCGGATGAAATTTATCCAAACAAACTTATTGAAGCAGGGTTAACCCAAGATGCCGGTGAGGTATATGCCATTGGTCGTTTAGCCCTAGCCGTGCCTAAGCATTCGCAGATGCACCTTGATGGCCAATTAAACGGCCTAAAGCAGTTGATTGATGGACACAAGCTGCAACGTTTTGCGATTGCTAATCCTGAACATGCACCATATGGCGAACGAGCCAAACAAGCATTACAAACTAAAGGTTTGTGGCAAGATATTGAAAAAAATATCATTTTAGGTGAAAACGCCTCCCAAGCAGCTCAATTTGCAGTGAGCGGTTCAACCCAAGGCGGTATCGTGCCGCTCTCGCTCGCTATGTCAGACAATTTTTCGCGCATGGGTAATTATGTGGTGATTGCTGATGAGCTGTATGATCCTATCAATCAGCGGATGGTATTAGTAAACAATGCTTCTAGTGTCGCGCAGCAATTTTATGCCTTTATCTTGTCTGCTCCAGCACACCACATTTTGCGCCAGTATGGTTTTGATGTGCCACCAATAACGGCAAGCAAATCAAACGAGTTAACAACAATGGAAGGGCGCTAA
- the modB gene encoding molybdate ABC transporter permease subunit — translation MDWQALWLSIKLSTVTVLLLVPSSLWVGRFLAYNQFRGKSWFEALIMVPLVLPPTVVGYYLLVGMGNQSWLGQWVEQIFGQQLVFHFSGLVIASMLVNIPFAVQPIQRAFETIPVDIRDAAACCGMSRLSLFFKVELPMVWPGVLTAMVLCFSHVLGEFGVVLMLGGNIVGETKTISIAIYDSVQAFDFDGAGTMSLVLLIFAISALALTSSMSRRLGGHLGSHR, via the coding sequence TTGGATTGGCAGGCGTTGTGGTTATCAATCAAATTAAGCACTGTTACCGTATTACTACTGGTTCCATCATCGCTATGGGTGGGACGCTTTTTAGCTTACAACCAGTTTCGAGGTAAGTCTTGGTTTGAGGCACTAATCATGGTGCCATTAGTATTACCACCAACTGTCGTGGGCTATTACTTGCTGGTGGGGATGGGTAATCAAAGCTGGCTTGGGCAATGGGTAGAGCAAATCTTTGGCCAACAGTTAGTGTTCCATTTTTCTGGTTTGGTGATTGCTTCAATGTTGGTCAATATTCCATTTGCTGTGCAGCCGATACAGCGCGCATTTGAAACCATTCCTGTTGATATTCGTGATGCCGCAGCTTGCTGTGGTATGAGTCGTTTAAGCCTATTTTTTAAAGTTGAACTGCCTATGGTGTGGCCGGGAGTGTTAACGGCTATGGTATTGTGTTTTTCGCATGTATTGGGTGAATTTGGCGTGGTGTTAATGCTAGGTGGCAATATTGTCGGCGAAACGAAAACCATCTCAATTGCTATCTATGATAGTGTGCAGGCGTTCGATTTTGATGGTGCAGGCACCATGTCATTGGTGCTACTCATATTCGCCATTTCAGCGTTAGCATTAACGAGTAGCATGTCTCGGCGATTAGGAGGTCATCTTGGCAGCCATCGCTGA
- a CDS encoding ABC transporter ATP-binding protein: MLAAIADLHCDISQQHPIPLEAHFSCKAGELLAVVGPSGGGKTTLLRMIAGLSQPQSGSISYGEQTWFNGQNKVFLTPQQRHIGYVPQHFGLFPHMTAIQNVMSGLEHVPKIKRKQRALDWLERVNLEGLPDRLPNHLSGGQRQRVALARALAREPAVLLLDEPFSAVDRETRERLYIELARLKSQLAIPVIMVTHDIHEAQLLADRMILISQGQMLQQGKPFEVMSHPRNEAVAKQMGLRNMFDATVVDQQAGKNMTWLRFGDHQIATENAPPLTVGQHVRWVIPNQGIRFNAITSGRLCKSLNKLDVQIESLLVMGETVRVIARVDGIQQVMNADIPIHLCQKLGLENGMRTTVALKSDQIHILQAD, from the coding sequence ATCTTGGCAGCCATCGCTGATCTGCATTGTGATATTTCGCAGCAACATCCCATACCGTTAGAAGCCCACTTTAGTTGCAAGGCGGGTGAGTTATTGGCTGTGGTTGGCCCTTCTGGCGGCGGCAAAACAACTTTGCTTAGAATGATTGCAGGCTTAAGCCAACCGCAATCGGGTAGTATTAGCTATGGCGAGCAAACGTGGTTTAATGGTCAAAACAAGGTATTTTTAACCCCGCAACAGCGTCATATTGGTTATGTGCCGCAGCACTTTGGGTTGTTTCCACATATGACAGCGATTCAAAATGTCATGTCTGGGCTTGAGCATGTGCCAAAAATTAAGCGTAAACAGCGCGCATTAGATTGGTTAGAAAGGGTAAATTTAGAGGGGCTTCCTGATCGCTTACCGAATCATTTATCTGGCGGGCAGCGCCAACGAGTCGCCTTGGCACGAGCGTTAGCCCGCGAGCCTGCAGTGTTGTTATTGGATGAGCCCTTTTCTGCGGTTGATAGAGAAACCCGTGAGCGCTTATATATTGAATTGGCGCGGTTAAAATCTCAATTGGCTATCCCAGTTATTATGGTGACTCATGATATTCATGAGGCCCAGTTGCTTGCCGACAGAATGATTTTAATTAGCCAAGGACAAATGCTACAGCAAGGTAAACCTTTTGAGGTGATGTCGCATCCTCGCAATGAGGCGGTCGCCAAGCAGATGGGGTTGCGCAATATGTTCGATGCAACTGTGGTTGATCAACAGGCTGGTAAAAACATGACCTGGTTAAGGTTTGGTGATCACCAAATTGCCACAGAAAACGCTCCGCCTTTAACTGTGGGTCAGCATGTCCGTTGGGTAATTCCAAATCAGGGAATACGCTTTAATGCCATTACCAGTGGCCGTTTATGTAAAAGCTTGAATAAATTGGATGTGCAAATTGAGTCATTGCTGGTGATGGGTGAAACCGTCAGGGTGATTGCACGAGTAGATGGTATTCAACAAGTGATGAATGCGGATATACCGATTCATTTATGCCAAAAGCTTGGGCTTGAAAATGGGATGAGAACTACAGTTGCATTAAAGTCTGATCAAATTCATATTTTACAGGCAGATTAA
- a CDS encoding response regulator transcription factor → MRILIVEDDATTLKYVAQGFTAQQYSVDSATDGQEGLTLAKHNQYDLIVLDRMLPKLDGLTLLSALRTSGNKTPVLILSALSHVDERVKGLRAGGDDYMTKPFSFDELLVRAEKLAQRTIVEPASTDIEVGGLKMELLTRKVTLDGKELMLQPKEFQLLKYLMEHPNQVISRTLLFEAVWDYHFDPRTNVIDVHIAKLRRKFEELGHGELIETVRGSGYRLCKGH, encoded by the coding sequence ATGCGTATTTTGATCGTTGAAGACGATGCCACAACATTGAAGTATGTGGCGCAGGGATTTACCGCACAACAATATAGCGTTGATAGCGCAACAGATGGTCAAGAAGGGCTAACACTTGCTAAGCATAATCAATATGACTTGATAGTGTTAGATCGTATGTTGCCGAAACTTGATGGCCTAACCTTATTATCGGCGTTGCGTACTAGCGGCAACAAAACACCGGTACTGATTTTATCGGCACTTAGCCATGTTGATGAGCGGGTTAAAGGCCTGCGCGCGGGCGGTGACGATTATATGACTAAGCCATTTTCATTTGATGAGCTATTAGTGCGTGCCGAGAAATTAGCGCAGCGTACTATTGTTGAGCCAGCTTCAACAGATATTGAAGTGGGTGGCTTAAAAATGGAGCTGTTAACACGTAAGGTCACTTTAGATGGCAAAGAGCTAATGCTGCAACCCAAAGAGTTTCAGTTATTGAAGTATCTAATGGAGCATCCTAATCAAGTTATCAGCCGAACTTTGCTTTTTGAAGCCGTATGGGATTATCACTTTGACCCACGAACAAATGTGATTGACGTGCATATTGCTAAACTACGACGTAAGTTTGAAGAGCTTGGTCATGGTGAGTTAATTGAAACCGTGCGAGGTTCTGGCTATCGCCTCTGCAAAGGCCATTAA
- a CDS encoding sensor histidine kinase, translating into MTILIVMLVFSLYRQLIIEQENQVDSHLAAEMQRYQQLALTVNRRSFAAQIKAADPKTALIAWKNSVDMVGALTFLPDDMPILPETREFPIFSGGPEKLHILTGGLAMTNYGPVLIATRTDQLAILIEKFINAAFWAVAFTLGLTLALGYIFSKAILRRLVQYNQLSEQIEAGHYETRLPVSSQQDEFDMLALQFNRVLDTLEQNLLAVRGVTDNIAHDLRTPLSHLRIGIEQLSQKPMEELADARAELLEELDDCLATFDAMLSLTRIEEGQQSLDVQPISLQDICQDLFEMAEVLAEAKDQQFTLDLQQNATIQGDKYLLFQALFNLVDNAIKYSPEGATIHISQQGKSIHIADNGPGIADEDKERVFERLVRLDPSRHYKGTGLGLSMVKAILSRHQASIELSDNHPGLLVKIHFK; encoded by the coding sequence GTGACGATTTTGATCGTGATGCTTGTTTTCAGCTTATACAGACAGCTGATTATCGAGCAAGAAAATCAAGTAGATAGTCATCTTGCCGCAGAAATGCAGCGCTACCAGCAATTAGCTCTTACGGTTAATCGTAGAAGCTTTGCTGCGCAGATTAAAGCCGCAGATCCTAAAACGGCACTGATTGCTTGGAAAAATAGCGTTGATATGGTCGGCGCATTAACCTTTTTGCCTGATGACATGCCTATTTTGCCTGAAACCAGAGAATTTCCCATTTTCTCTGGCGGGCCAGAAAAACTTCATATTCTTACTGGCGGTTTAGCAATGACCAATTATGGGCCGGTTTTGATTGCGACGCGTACCGACCAATTGGCGATATTAATTGAAAAGTTTATCAACGCAGCTTTTTGGGCCGTTGCTTTCACATTGGGGCTAACCTTAGCGCTGGGCTATATTTTTTCCAAAGCCATCTTGCGACGACTGGTGCAATACAATCAACTGAGTGAGCAAATTGAAGCTGGTCATTATGAAACCCGCTTACCAGTTAGTTCTCAACAAGATGAGTTTGACATGCTGGCACTGCAATTTAACCGCGTGCTGGATACTTTAGAGCAAAACCTGCTGGCCGTACGAGGTGTGACCGATAATATTGCCCATGATTTACGTACCCCGTTGTCGCATTTGCGCATTGGGATTGAGCAATTATCACAAAAGCCAATGGAAGAGCTCGCCGATGCGCGTGCAGAGTTGCTAGAAGAATTGGATGATTGCTTGGCAACCTTTGACGCTATGTTGTCGTTAACTCGGATTGAAGAAGGTCAGCAATCGTTAGATGTACAACCCATAAGTTTACAAGATATTTGCCAAGATTTATTTGAAATGGCAGAGGTATTAGCTGAAGCCAAAGATCAGCAATTTACCTTAGACTTGCAGCAAAATGCGACGATTCAAGGTGACAAATACTTGTTATTCCAAGCGCTGTTTAACTTAGTTGATAATGCAATTAAGTATTCACCTGAAGGCGCGACTATTCATATTTCGCAGCAAGGAAAGTCCATTCACATTGCCGATAATGGCCCTGGCATTGCGGATGAAGATAAAGAGCGGGTATTTGAGCGTTTAGTCCGGCTTGACCCAAGTCGCCATTACAAAGGCACAGGGCTTGGCTTGTCGATGGTGAAAGCGATTTTATCTCGCCATCAAGCCAGTATTGAACTTAGCGATAATCATCCTGGGTTATTAGTTAAAATTCATTTCAAATAG
- a CDS encoding TIGR01621 family pseudouridine synthase translates to MYKLVSDETDFIVINKAANVHFHSQDGSAGVVAQAEADLGIKLFAVHRLDTPTSGLIILAKSAFAANQFTQMFSAHQVQKYYLALAQGKPKKKQGWVIGDMAKSRRSMYKLLRSKENPAITQFFSVSIEQGIRAYLLKPHSGKTHQLRVALASIGVPILGDTLYGKALSDRCYLHAYQLHFNYQGQEFSFSQFPDAGERFLAQPMQILLQNDWQQPNQLPWPAKP, encoded by the coding sequence ATGTATAAACTTGTGAGCGATGAAACCGATTTTATTGTGATTAATAAAGCTGCCAATGTGCACTTTCATAGTCAAGATGGCAGTGCTGGTGTCGTTGCACAAGCTGAGGCTGATTTAGGCATTAAGTTATTTGCGGTTCATCGATTAGATACACCCACATCTGGGTTAATTATTTTGGCTAAATCGGCATTTGCAGCCAATCAATTTACTCAGATGTTTAGTGCTCATCAAGTGCAAAAGTATTACCTAGCCTTAGCGCAAGGTAAGCCGAAAAAGAAGCAAGGTTGGGTGATTGGTGATATGGCCAAGTCGCGTCGCAGCATGTACAAATTACTTCGTAGCAAAGAGAATCCAGCCATTACCCAGTTTTTTTCCGTATCCATTGAGCAGGGGATTCGAGCTTATTTACTTAAGCCTCACAGCGGTAAAACCCATCAATTAAGAGTGGCTCTGGCCAGTATTGGTGTACCGATATTAGGGGATACGTTATATGGCAAAGCGTTAAGTGATCGTTGTTATTTGCATGCTTATCAATTGCATTTCAATTATCAGGGGCAGGAGTTTAGCTTTAGTCAGTTTCCTGATGCTGGTGAGCGATTTTTAGCTCAACCTATGCAAATATTACTGCAAAATGATTGGCAGCAGCCCAACCAATTACCTTGGCCAGCCAAACCTTAA
- a CDS encoding YqaE/Pmp3 family membrane protein, whose protein sequence is MSANKILLIILAVLLPPVAVFLKKGVGKDLLINIILCIFFYVPGIIHALWVILQD, encoded by the coding sequence ATGAGTGCCAACAAAATACTATTAATTATACTAGCAGTTTTATTGCCGCCTGTTGCTGTATTTTTAAAAAAAGGCGTAGGTAAAGATCTGCTTATCAATATCATCCTGTGTATTTTCTTTTATGTACCAGGGATTATTCATGCTTTGTGGGTGATCTTACAAGATTAG